Proteins encoded in a region of the Falco rusticolus isolate bFalRus1 chromosome 10, bFalRus1.pri, whole genome shotgun sequence genome:
- the YPEL4 gene encoding protein yippee-like 4 isoform X1, which produces MPPARRRLPPAAHLPPRTFHSYLPRSQRTYSCVHCRAHLARHEELISKSFQGSHGRAYLFNSVVNVGCGPAEQRLLLTGLHSVADIFCQSCKTTLGWKYVSAPASSTPTPVGTVPGTPDPWAGLGTPNPLAAAQGPQPHGRGSGTGTLLEARGGGLTLPPPRSRPSRAARSTRRGSSSSRCRTW; this is translated from the exons atgccccccgcccgccgccgcctgccccccgccgcccacCTGCCCCCCAGGACCTTCCACAGCTACCTGCCGCGCTCCCAGCGCACCTACAGCTGCGTGCACTGCCGCGCCCACCTGGCCCGCCACGAGGAGCTCATCTCCAAG TCCTTCCAGGGCAGCCATGGCCGCGCCTACCTGTTCAATTCGGT GGTGAATGTGGGCTGTGGCCCGGCGGAGCAGCGGCTGCTGCTGACGGGGCTGCACTCGGTGGCCGACATCTTCTGCCAGAGCTGCAAGACCACCCTGGGCTGGAAATACGTGAGTGCCCCTGCATccagcacccccacccctgtGGGCACTGTCCCGGGCACCCCAGatccctgggctgggctgggcacccCAAACCCGttggcagcagcccagggaccccagccccatggtAGGGGCAGCGGCACGGGCACCCTGCTGGAGGCACGTGGAGGGGGTCTCACGCTGCCTCCCCCCAGGAGCAGGCCTTCGAGAGCAGCCAGAAGTACAAGGAGGGGAAGTTCATCATCGAGATGTCGCACATGGTGA
- the SERPING1 gene encoding plasma protease C1 inhibitor gives MATMTLWLPLVWWLVATATATVTQVPSPEAPPSWLKLLRQFLSLLVPPCPNAGPPGDVGAPILPGPPPATHLQELPGLDAPLKAADAPSPKVPEGAPEELGTVAHGSTAAPTPSSTQEPPGTSAPPCPGDEELAEVCGTPTAEQRTAVAEALGTFALRFYQRMAEAVQPDANLLFSPLNIAMGLSHLLLGARGETRERLGAILVYPPELGCVQSALQQLASVPGLFSAAQIFHHPGLHLRPRFLNESWHIYGTRPWELSGNESLDLLRINAWVREASRGLLPSLLPTLPPQSRLLLLSAIHLQATWRTPLKAKQTVPLPFLRPGRPPRLVPTMTSKKYPVASFIDPHLQVQVGRMELSGGMSLVVLVPQGAPGALGTLEQALDPPAFRELLRRAARTPPRATALALPRLRLDRALDVVAVVHDMDYGLFLDAELCGLAQGPAVMVDAVRHRAVLALDEAGVEAASAMATSVARTALVLEALRPFLFVLWHDASAIPLFMGRLSDPQP, from the exons ATGGCCACCATGACGCTCTGGCTGCCCCTGGTGTGGTGGCTGGTGGCCACAGCCACGGCCACTGTCACCCAG GTGCCATCCCCGGAGGCCCCTCCCAGCTGGCTGAAGCTGCTCAGACAGTTCCTGTCGCTGCTGGTGCCCCCCTGTCCCAACGCAGGCCCACCGGGAGATGTGGGGGCACCCATTCTGCCAGGGCCCCCCCCCGCTACCcacctgcaggagctgcctggccTGGATGCCCCCCTCAAGGCCGCAGACGCCCCCAGCCCCAAGGTGCCTGAAGGAGCCCCCGAGGAGCTGGGCACCGTGGCTCATGGCAGCACGGCAGCACCcacacccagcagcacccaggagcCCCCTGGCACCAGCGCCCCGCCGTGCCCTGGGGATGAGGAGCTGGCCGAGGTCTGTGGGACACCCACGGCGGAGCAGCGCACCGCCGTGGCCGAGGCGCTGGGCACCTTTGCCCTCCGCTTCTACCAGCGCATGGCAGAGGCCGTCCAGCCCGATGCCAACCTGCTCTTCTCTCCCCTCAACATCGCCATGGGGCTCTCCCATCTCCTGCTGG GTGCCCGTGGTGAGACCCGTGAGCGCCTAGGTGCCATCCTGGTGTACCCACCGGAGCTGGGCTGCGTGCAaagtgccctgcagcagctcgcCAGCGTGCCTGGCCTCTTCTCTGCTGCACAGATCTTCCACCACCCAG GGCTGCACCTCCGGCCCCGCTTCCTCAACGAGTCATGGCACATCTATGGCACCCGCCCGTGGGAGCTGAGTGGCAACGAGAGCCTGGACCTGCTGCGCATCAACGCGTGGGTGCGCGAGGCCagccgggggctgctgcccagcctcctgcccacGTTGCCCCCCCAGTCccgcctgctgctgctcagtgccATCCACCTCCAGG CCACCTGGCGCACGCCACTGAAGGCCAAGCAGACGGTGCCACTGCCCTTCCTGCGCCCGGGGCGCCCCCCTCGTCTGGTGCCCACCATGACCAGCAAGAAGTACCCGGTGGCCTCCTTCATCGACCCCCACCTGCAGGTCCAG GTGGGGCGGATGGAGCTGAGCGGGGGGATGAgcctggtggtgctggtgccACAGGGCGCCCCGGGAGCACTGGGGACCCTGGAGCAAGCGCTGGATCCCCCTGCCTTCCGGGAGCTGCTGCGGCGGGCAGCCCGCACACCCCCCCGGgccactgccctggccctgccccgCCTGCGCCTCGACCGCGCCCTGGACGTGGTGGCCGTGGTCCACGACATGG ACTACGGGCTGTTCCTGGATGCGGAGCTGtgtgggctggcacagggcCCGGCGGTGATGGTGGACGCTGTTCGGCACCGCGCAGTGCTGGCGCTGGACGAGGCCGGTGTGGAGGCGGCGAGCGCCATGGCTACCTCAGTGGCCCGCACAGCTCTGGTGCTGGAGGCCCTGCGCCCCTTCCTCTTCGTCCTCTGGCACGATGCCAGTGCCATCCCCCTCTTCATGGGCCGCCTCAGTGACCCCCAGCCCTga
- the YPEL4 gene encoding protein yippee-like 4 isoform X2 — protein MPPARRRLPPAAHLPPRTFHSYLPRSQRTYSCVHCRAHLARHEELISKSFQGSHGRAYLFNSVVNVGCGPAEQRLLLTGLHSVADIFCQSCKTTLGWKYEQAFESSQKYKEGKFIIEMSHMVKENGWD, from the exons atgccccccgcccgccgccgcctgccccccgccgcccacCTGCCCCCCAGGACCTTCCACAGCTACCTGCCGCGCTCCCAGCGCACCTACAGCTGCGTGCACTGCCGCGCCCACCTGGCCCGCCACGAGGAGCTCATCTCCAAG TCCTTCCAGGGCAGCCATGGCCGCGCCTACCTGTTCAATTCGGT GGTGAATGTGGGCTGTGGCCCGGCGGAGCAGCGGCTGCTGCTGACGGGGCTGCACTCGGTGGCCGACATCTTCTGCCAGAGCTGCAAGACCACCCTGGGCTGGAAATAC GAGCAGGCCTTCGAGAGCAGCCAGAAGTACAAGGAGGGGAAGTTCATCATCGAGATGTCGCACATGGTGAAGGAGAACGGCTGGGACtga